The candidate division KSB1 bacterium genome window below encodes:
- a CDS encoding sigma-70 family RNA polymerase sigma factor, whose translation MVKYYLMKNWHLDDADLEEVVQETMLAALQSCQNYRGLNNAKPGTFLLGIANHVAQTHFRKKGIQRRRNAPLELAESIGVIFRDEAEASDLARRLRDKISRLKDNYVQVLKLVFYKGLKEGEVAEIMGLPADKVYSLKSDALKRLRKLCLKDPAMQSLFYS comes from the coding sequence ATGGTGAAGTATTATCTGATGAAGAACTGGCATCTTGACGATGCCGATCTGGAGGAGGTGGTCCAAGAGACGATGCTGGCGGCCTTGCAGAGTTGTCAAAACTACAGGGGTCTCAACAACGCCAAGCCCGGCACTTTTCTCCTCGGGATCGCCAACCACGTGGCGCAAACCCACTTTCGCAAAAAGGGTATACAACGGCGCCGCAACGCACCTCTCGAATTGGCCGAGAGTATCGGTGTTATTTTTCGTGACGAGGCAGAAGCCAGCGATCTGGCCCGCCGCTTGCGCGATAAAATCTCCCGTCTCAAGGATAATTACGTCCAGGTTCTGAAGCTGGTGTTCTACAAAGGGCTGAAAGAAGGCGAAGTGGCCGAGATCATGGGTCTGCCTGCTGACAAGGTTTACAGCCTGAAGTCCGATGCGCTCAAACGCCTGCGCAAACTCTGCTTGAAAGATCCGGCCATGCAATCCTTGTTTTACTCGTGA
- a CDS encoding tetratricopeptide repeat protein has translation MSCTYEDRLEIIAAYVRHELPEPARGDFEEHYLGCDECSRDLLLMEKTALVMKRHGDLIFAPRHSPALLGNFLHKKMHASPGPFALRWLRAHGPALAGYAVLVLLLGAGYFWLDRYQYRAANQSAGHFDEAGTAGPSIFAGQTPAFLRQPEWSTSSRAAGVLDSALAATWEKARAAYTQQQYPQALSLLAQLIQVLPDQPQLRLIQGVSLLRSGQPQAARAVLQALVARQPDDPAAQWFLAEACLKDDPKQAQLLYEKLAARGDSLYSPAARGKILRQ, from the coding sequence ATGTCATGCACCTATGAAGACCGTCTCGAAATCATTGCCGCCTATGTTCGTCACGAGCTGCCTGAGCCGGCACGCGGTGATTTCGAGGAACACTATCTGGGCTGTGACGAGTGCAGTCGCGACCTGCTGCTCATGGAAAAAACAGCCCTGGTGATGAAACGTCACGGTGATTTGATTTTCGCACCCCGTCACTCCCCCGCCTTGCTCGGGAATTTTCTCCACAAAAAAATGCATGCTTCCCCCGGGCCTTTCGCGCTGCGCTGGCTGCGCGCTCACGGCCCCGCCCTGGCCGGCTATGCCGTGCTTGTGCTTCTTCTGGGGGCCGGCTATTTCTGGTTGGACCGGTATCAGTACAGGGCTGCCAACCAATCCGCCGGCCATTTCGATGAAGCCGGCACAGCGGGTCCTTCGATATTTGCCGGACAAACACCGGCCTTTCTGCGCCAGCCGGAATGGTCCACCAGCAGCCGTGCCGCCGGTGTGCTGGACTCCGCTCTGGCAGCAACTTGGGAAAAAGCCCGGGCCGCTTATACGCAGCAGCAATACCCGCAAGCCCTGTCATTGCTCGCCCAACTCATACAGGTGCTGCCCGATCAGCCACAGTTGCGACTGATCCAGGGCGTCAGCCTGTTGCGAAGTGGACAGCCGCAAGCCGCGCGTGCAGTTTTGCAAGCACTCGTTGCACGCCAGCCGGATGATCCCGCCGCGCAGTGGTTCCTCGCCGAAGCCTGCCTGAAAGACGATCCCAAGCAAGCACAACTTCTCTATGAAAAACTCGCGGCCCGCGGCGATTCGCTCTACAGCCCCGCGGCCCGCGGGAAAATTCTCCGTCAATAG